A stretch of the Nicotiana tabacum cultivar K326 chromosome 6, ASM71507v2, whole genome shotgun sequence genome encodes the following:
- the LOC107801307 gene encoding uncharacterized protein LOC107801307, whose amino-acid sequence MVTVNLGMLHYVLDHVYGALLHRTKISPPFFSRGWGGTKLELLEKMIKQLFPEIEGQNWPPTLVQPVWKTVWESQSATLREGIFRTPCDEQLLGALPPESHMARVAFLSPKYTPPHKMACVVHLAGTGDHSFERRLRLGGPLLKENIATMVLESPFYGKRRPLLQRGSKLLCVSDLLLLGRATIEEARSLLHWLDCEAGFGKMGICGLSMGGVHAAMVGALHPTPIATLPFLSPHSAVVAFCEGVLKHATAWEALRDDLAVQEATMTLEEVRERMRNVLSLTDVTRFPIPKNPNAVIFVAATDDGYIPKHSVLQLEKAWPGSEVRWVRGGHVSSFLLHNGAFRRAIVDGLDRLQWKESPL is encoded by the exons atggtGACAGTGAATCTTGGAATGCTCCATTATGTATTGGACCATGTATATGGTGCGTTATTGCATAGAACAAAAATAAGCCCACCATTCTTTTCTAGAGGATGGGGAGGTACAAAGCTTGAGCTGTTAGAGAAAATGATTAAGCAGTTGTTCCCTGAAATTGAAGGACAGAATTGGCCTCCTACATTGGTGCAACCTGTTTGGAAAACAGTTTGGGAATCTCAATCAGCTACTTTGAGAGAAGGGATTTTTAGAACTCCTTGTGATGAGCAGCTGCTTGGTGCATTGCCTCCTGAGAGTCATATGGCAAGAGTTGCTTTCCTTTCCCCCAAATACACGCCGCCTCATAAGATGGCCTGTGTTGTTCATCTTGCTG GTACTGGAGATCATAGTTTTGAGCGAAGATTGCGTCTTGGAGGTCCATTGCTGAAGGAAAATATAGCAACTATGGTGCTTGAGAG CCCTTTCTATGGAAAAAGACGTCCATTGCTGCAGCGTGGGTCAAAGCTCTTATGTGTTAGTGACCTGCTGCTATTAGGACGAGCCACTATTGAAGAAGCTCGAAGTCTTTTACATTGGCTGGACTGTGAAGCGGGTTTTGGAAAGATGGGTATATGTGGACTTAGCATGG GAGGAGTACATGCTGCTATGGTTGGAGCATTGCACCCCACACCTATTGCTACACTTCCCTTTCTGTCTCCACATTCTGCTGTTGTGGCATTCTGTGAAGGGGTGTTAAAACATGCCACTGCATGGGAAGCACTGAGAGATGATCTTGCCGTGCAGGAGGCTACTATGACACTTGAGGAAGTGAGAGAGCGGATGCGAAATGTGTTGTCTCTTACAGATGTTACACGGTTTCCAATCCCAAAAAATCCCAATGCTGTAATATTTGTTGCCGCTACA GATGATGGCTATATTCCAAAGCACTCAGTGCTACAGCTTGAAAAAGCTTGGCCTGGCTCAGAAGTTCGATGGGTTAGAGGAGGACACGTATCGTCTttccttctccacaatggtgcatTCCGCAGGGCAATAGTTGATGGACTTGACAGATTACAATGGAAGGAGTCACCTTTGTGA